From a region of the Parus major isolate Abel chromosome 25LG1, Parus_major1.1, whole genome shotgun sequence genome:
- the TMEM79 gene encoding transmembrane protein 79 has translation MAAADPVLPPEEVALLELGKMALDKVPPAPDKHLENPDATLPWDRCQHSAQGQPEFVEVKRRSSPEGGHEDPKEAVPTCPTVEAEDEEVPQVPVMASHVFVPIDPQCIEQSPFKQKQQPTPWPEEEGRGDHVPPSDRPSTLHHKQVFLPLSPSRYRDPLSFEGRMAKPPAEGLQCPCARDCGTDNLKAVASVAGALLLCPCLIYGAYIFLPFDAPLLPTVSARLVYTLRCAAFATFPIVLGIIVSGISRLCSSALEPFGELHREVEIHRTYVSQSVHLFILYFFNMAVLATYLQQELLKLIPLLTGLFAISRLIFWMSYTIGRSFRAFGFSMTFLPLLAMLLWNLYGMFVLEPENLLSVAAPTPEGHSKESRAKLRHWG, from the exons ATGGCTGCTGCAGACCCTGTCCTGCCCCCTGAGGAggtggctctgctggagctggggaagatGGCCCTGGACAAGGTGCCACCAGCCCCAGACAAACACCTGGAGAACCCTGATgccaccctgccatgggacCGGTGTCAGcacagtgcccagggccagccAGAGTTTGTGGAGGTGAAGAGGCGCTCAAGTCCTGAGGGGGGCCATGAAGACCCAAAGGAAGCTGTTCCTACCTGCCCCACAGTTGAGGCCGAAGATGAGGAAGTCCCCCAGGTGCCTGTGATGGCATCCCATGTCTTTGTGCCCATCGACCCACAGTGCATCGAGCAGAGCCCCTTCAAGCAGAAACAGCAACCCACCCCATGGCCtgaggaggagggcaggggggaCCATGTTCCCCCCAGTGACAGACCCAGCACCCTCCACCACAAGCAGGTCTTCCTCCCCCTCAGCCCCTCACGCTACCGGGATCCACTTAGCTTTGAGGGGCGCATGGCCAAGCCCCCAgctgaggggctgcagtgccCATGCGCCAGGGATTGTGGCACTGATAATCTCAAGGCCGTGGCATCAGTGGCAGGggccctgctcctctgcccttgCCTCATCTATGGAGCCTACATCTTCTTGCCCTTCGATGCCCCACTGCTGCCCACCGTCAGTGCCCGTCTGGTCTACACATTGCGTTGTGCCGCCTTTGCCACCTTCCCCATCGTGCTGG GAATAATCGTCAGCGGCATCTCCCGCCTCTGCTCCTCCGCCCTGGAGCCCTTTGGAGAGCTCCACCGGGAGGTGGAGATCCACCGCACTTACGTCTCTCAGTCTGTCCACCTCTTCATCCTCTACTTCTTCAACATGGCTGTGCTGGCCACCTACCTCCAACAGGAGCTCCTCAAGCTCATCCCGCTGCTCACGGGGCTCTTCGCCATCTCCCG GTTGATTTTCTGGATGTCCTACACCATTGGCCGCTCCTTCCGTGCCTTTGGCTTCAGCATGACCTTCCTGCCACTCCTGGCCATGCTGCTCTGGAACCTGTATGGCATGTTTGTCCTGGAGCCCGAGAACCTCCTGTCTGTGGCAGCACCAACACCCGAGGGCCACTCCAAGGAGAGCCGAGCCAAACTCAGGCACTGGGGGTGA